The window aatacaaaaaagaaaaacattctaaGAGAGAGATTCTAAGAGGGAAGGAGACAGAAAAAAGATACAGAAAGGGAGCTTAAGAATACAGAGAGATAGAGTACAAAGATAGATAAAGGAGAGCTCAAAGactttaagagatagaaaatccAGAAAACCAAAAACGGCTGAACTTCTGAAACTGCACTGATTTCTGGCACTTTTGCTTGATAAAAATTGATCAAATTCTGTATTATGTGGGTCTTTTGATCTTTTTAATGAGCCAAAATCTCTAAAAGCTTTACATTCTGCACTTGAGTTGAGAAATGGTCTGAATTTGGGGGTTCTGAAAGCTTTGTTCTAAATTCTGTTGTTTGGTTACTGTTTGATTGGTTCTGGGCACTGTTTCATAGCTGTGACTGCTGCTGCTTGGCTACTGATCTCACATTTCTTACTTCCTCTCATTTTCCAGGTATGCTTCAGCATTTGAGTAGCATATGAGATGTAAAGGGAAACTATGTAGTTGATTTAGATAGTGAATAAATGACCTCTGTTTTGAATGATCTGTTCATGTGTTTTCTTGTCTAAATTAGTTTGATTACCTGGACATTATTATATTCAGTCATGACTTATGTCGTATATTTTAGGAAGATGCTTGAACTTtggtttttgttattttaattctAGATTAGATGAACTCCTTCTCAAATACTTGTGTGTTGGAACTGTTATGAATgaaattttagttgtttggtTGATGTTGTTCATCTAATTTGattgttttttgttgttgttaattgTTAATTGAGTCTATGGTTGAAGTTAAtcttattttagttgtatgaaatCTCAAATGAGATCTTATATTGAATAAAAATTAGCAATGTCAACAATAGTGACTATTGAGCTATATAGATTTGTGGTTGAACTTTTTTCTTGGTTAAAAGACTCATGGACAGAATTGATCCAACAATTTTGCATTTAAATGGTCTGTGAGTGTTTATATAGATTTTGATTTTGTTTGGGTTAAGAGGTAGTCTTTGTTGGTAAACTCAAAAATGAAAAGAATTGCGGCTTTAGATAAAACCAGCATATACAGGTTTTCCCCTTTCTAGAATTGATTTGTCTGTAGACAAAATACTAGTacatgtatttttttattttttatttttgttcgtATGACATTTTTGTTAAATCAAGCAAATGATACATTTAATCTCTTTCTTCAACTTTAAATGCTAAAAGGACTATTTGAACGCTAGTTAGCAATTCTCATCCTAGCAGAAGCATATCGAGCGTTAAAATGTTCTTTTTGCTTTCCTTTATTAACCATCAGTTGCAAATTTAGTATTTTATAAACTATAGGCTTCGACAGAAGGATTAGATTTAAGAGTAAGTGAAAATTTGGATTTGAAACGTTTTATTACTATACTTTGTTGCTTATTGCTAGGGACATGCTTAGGCCGCCCACACCCAGATAGGCAATCTTTAGGATTTTCGATGTTTGCGTGACGTAATTATAATTTCCAAATATAAGTCAAGTATGCGTTCGCGTAACTTTGGGCGACACAATTTTAGTAATTAAAATGTTATTAGTTCAATTGTGTACACGTTTGCATGGCACGATTACAATTTCTAAAAAATGaacactcgtagtttgctttaggctcgatttagactAGTGTTGTGATTACGTATACGTTTCACGTAACATAATTGCGAATTTGATTCTAAAAAGTGACTTGAGggatgtgttcgcgcaacttcaaccaaatatttCTTAATAAATAGACAAAAGCGTTATTAAtcatggacacgttcgcgtgacatgattttgatgcgccaaaagtgttattaattatgtacacgtacgcgtgacatgattccttacatgcaaaaaaaaaacgaatatacgtacgcatgattcgtttcaagacaattctataattacaaataatcaagctaaaagcggttataaaagttaaaaatacacaataagtttaaaacgtgtaataagtcagataattaggccaagtataaattgttaagcgaccgtgctagaaccacgaaattcgggagtgtctaacaccttctcccgggttaacagaattccttacccgaatttctggttcgcaggctacaatacagagtcaatcttttcctcgatttgggattcgaaccggtgacttgggacaccataaattatcccaagtggcgactctgaatctttaaataaacgaatcccgtttcgattgtcctttaattggaaaaactcccttatacactcttTCTCGGatgtgtagtaaaaaggaggtgtgacaagcttCATTTtgtaaatcttagctaaggtgaGCTGATGTGGCAGTTAGTTGGAAGATTCCGGAAATTAGTTAGAAGCAGTTAGGAAGTTAATTGTTGTTAAAAGTTAGTTATATGAGCGGAAAAGAGAAAGCATCAAATTAGTTGTATATAAAGATCTCATTGTGCACATTTGGATCTCATTCATGAAATaacattcttcttcttctctaaatTGTTCTTCTCTTAGCTAACATCTCGGTTGATACCCTGATCTAGCCTAATTGTTCTTCGaaattcttcatttcttagaaCTGTCGACACTCGATTGCACTGTGTGCATCATATATATTGggttaattatttaaatttaagtaagttgatttaaataaaaatccaATATTATTGTGCCAGCCTATTTAGATGGATATTATTGTGCTAGCTTATTTAGATGGTTTTCTTCTAACTAGGTCGACCTATAAAGACTAAGCCCATGGCCCATAAGCCTTTTTTAGAGGCTACTCGACCCCTACAACTATATAAAGGGGTCACTTCTCTcatttgagaagaagaaaagtgGAGACTACGATTATTACAATATTTTTCAATCCCGCTTAATTTCTTGATACGAATTTTATTGTTTACAATTGCTACACACGATAATTGTATGCCAATGTATAAGGAGATGATGGAATTTTTAATTAAGGAGCTAGAAAATGAAATAGAATGTGATTGTGAAACATGAGTGAGACCACAAAAAAATGTGCTAGTTGGTACGACGATATAAGTAGGCCAAAAAGGCAAAGCTACACATTAGCACCAAAGATGGATCGTAAGTTTGATATGATAGCTCAAAGAGAATGAATGCTCTTATGTTTACTAGCTACATGAGTTTTTGCATCTATCTCTACACGCTATATGTACTTGGATCATTACCAACTGCAACGTgcaattttccataattttcatcCCAAGGGAACATAAACAAGAGGAATTGGCTAAGACCTAAGCTCTCTCTACCTATAACGATTAGTCACATAAGGATAAGAAGGGGCCCTATTTTCTATCAAAAacattttagagaaataaaattcTCAAAAGTTTCAACGGAACATAATAACGAAATCTTTCTATAAATAGTAGTTAAAGTCTAAATATGAATTTGGTCAAAGTTCATTACATCCTTTCAAAATACAAATCTAAGCAAAAGCTTTTGGAATGCAGGGAATAAATAGAAGGTAAAAACTTATCCATGGCACCAAATCATACTAATTTATATTGATTAAATgataaattgaaataaaaatatggaCAATTAACTAGAGTTTAGGATAATAGTATAGGTAAAGTTATGTGCCATATATTCATAGGATTGATATAAACATTGTGTGCTAATAGATTAAAaacatgacaacaaaataaaacaaagctaaaaagaaatacCGGCCTGATACATAAAGAGGACAAAATAAATTAACCATCTAGACCATTTCTGTAAAATCGCGACAAATTAGAGGGTATATCTGTAATAAAGAAAATCTCCTTTCCCGCCATTCGCTACTCTCCTCTTCCATGCACAAAACAGAATACAACTCCAACAAACTTACAGACTCAGTTCAAATCAATCTCCACTAATCTGTTACTCAACAACTCACATACCCgtttctctctcctctctctttttctctagAACAATGGCCGACGTACTCTTCCTAGTCTCTGTTCTACTACTCGCCGCCGCCGGCAGTACACCTTCGGCACTGCCGTCAACACCACCGCCGTCTTCCGGCTGCGCTGACGAACTAGTGGCATTCTCTCCATGCCTTCCCTTCATTTCCGGCTCCCCGAACAACATCTCCGATTCGCCTCCGGTTCAGTGTTGCGATAACTTCGCGGCAGCGTTTGATGATAATACCGCGATTTGTCTTTGTTACCTCGTTCATAACCCTCAGATCCTTGGATTCCCTATCAATTCAACGAAGCTGATGTCGCTAGCTTCTGTTTGTCCTGTTAAGGAGAAAGAAGGCGAGGAGAATTTATCTCTTGAATCTCTCTGTTCGGGTAATTTTGCTTCCGATTTCACGCTTGTTTACCTACATTTTCTGTGATTGCACATGAATCTTCTAGAAGTATCAAGAACTTTTCGTTATGGACTGATGGTAACATTATACTTGGAAGTAAATGTGTTACTTACTCGAGTCTATAGTTTGAATTAGTTGCTCTGTTTCAAAATGTTTGATGCTTCCGTCTCAGATGTTCAGGCTAATTGTGATTTTAAAAATGTATATTTAATGTTTAATCATTTTCATATGAGGAGAGTTCTAGCTTATGTAATCGTGTAGTTTGTAAATACTTATCTAAACTTTAATTTTAAAAACTGATTCAATTTAGGTCAATTTAGCTCTACAGTTGATCAAAACTGGATAGATGAGATTATGAGAAGTGCCAATATGGGACAGTAGAGAACTATATTACCTATGCTAGAATTTTTGTTGTTTCTTTGAGGGGAAAAAAGGAAAATACTGGTTCTGCTTTTGGCAGcagtaatttaattaaactttATAGATTTAGGCGCactatatatatattcgatagaGTTCAGAATGTGCTGCTTACCAACGTAAGCATTTTCCTAATACATGCATTTTAGATTTGGAGGAATTTGCTACATATCTTGTGATGCAGCCGATACAAACGAAGATTTATATAGCATGGAATAATGCATACTGGTAGTATTGATTACTAAGGTAAAATGATAAACCTACGTAGAAAACACATGTTATGTATGCATCATTTGCGAGTAAATATATCCACTTAGTGGATCATGATTCCATAGTTGGATTAACTTGAAATAGTTGTAACTTAGCCATATATGAGTACTCCATCTGCAGCATTACATAGCTAGTTCCAAACTGAGCACTATTCCAGGAACCAATGCCTTAACCAGTTAACCTCTTTCTCTATTGCCCATTTTGTTTGCTAATTTTACACTTGAGTTTCATTCACCACTTACGTTATTCCGGACTCCTTTAGGGGTACATATATGAATTGCAGTATACTTCTAAGAGTTCAGTATATTCATGTTAACCTATTCGACACAAATATGTTAAAGACAAATGACAAATTACATATATAGTTCACTACAAAGAAGATTTTACATTCAAAGATTAGCCATTTCAATTAGTACACAATATCTCGACATAAAAATGCTTAGTATTTTTGTTTCCGTGACTCAGGATCAACTATGCTGCCTCCTTTTCGGGCAATAACAGGTAATTTTCCTTTGGTCTTTTGCTATTACCAAACTGGTGATGCTACTTATTCACAATATCCTGATCACTTCATTGTGTAAAAATTTCTAGCAGATCACAGGGGTTCAAGTTCGGGTCCAAGGCGTCCTAGCCCTAGCCCTAGCCCAAGTCCTAGGCCTACACCACGCATTCCACACCCAGGTAATCTACACCAATTGGAACTGATATTTATATCTTCTGTTTCTTTTAATGTTTATAACTTTGACATACCAACTGTTCCCTTCAATTTTCATGAATGCCTTGCTACCAAATTTAGGGGCACTACTGTATCTCTAATCACATTCATAAATTGATAAAGCCACAAACTGCATTTCTAGAAGCTTAGATAGAAAACTACGACTACTAGCTTCCAATATGGACGGAAAATGAATGGAAGAATAAAACAGGGGAATGAATTTTGAAGGGGGAAGTTGAGTTTATACTAGAAAAATGAATTATCACTTTATTGCAGGTGATCATGATAACCCTTCACCGCAAGAACCACCAGGACAAGGCAGTTCATCACCACCATCCTCTGTTGTTGATGATAATCCTGCCCCTGCTGCTCAGGCCACACCATCATGTGCATCAACCATAGCCATACGAATACTGAGTTACATATAGGGTTTCTCATTCCAATATTGATTTCCCTGTTTTTCTCTGAATGTGGTGATAATCCTTCTCGTGCTGCCCAGGCCACACCatcatgtgtttcaatcctagcCAAAGGAATTATGATATGGAATTACTATCTCTGTGGTCTCTCTGCCATAATATTCACTCTCCGGTATTTCTCTCGCAAGAACACAACTTAGGTATTACTGTCTGTTTCATGGCTTCATAAACAGACAGGTCAACATATTAATAACTCCTTCTAAAGTGTAAGCATCAGATTGGATTTTGAAAAACACCTATTGTGAGGCTTGGAAGCCCTAGTAGTTTCAATCTGACCtccaaaaaaacaaaacagatGTTGCGAGCTTTATCTGTACTGGAGTTATTTCCACTCATTCTGATGCGTAATCTGAGTATTAATCTTGTATTGCAGTTTTCATATACCATTAGTATGTAGTTGACTGGTTTATATGCAATTGCATTAGAATTTTGTGTTCATTATATGTCATCTCAATATATAGTTCACAGGCTTTGTTGGCGTTTTTGCTGGATCAGTGCGATGATCTAATAATGCCTTTATGTATCTACGCTCTCTTAAATGTGCTTTTAGCATATGCTCAATTTAGAAAATACATCAGTTTTCCCAATAAACAACACATATTTTTTCGTTACTTTGCTTTTACTTTGTGCTTTTGTGCACTTAATATTTGTTCTCAGCTAGAGGATTTTATCAAATATCTGCTCATGGACAAATAAGGGAGTTGGACAAGTTAGAATTGCTAATTACTAGTTTGAAGGAAATAATGAAAAAGCTTGTCTTACTAGCTACAGCCATCCATTCTATTAACTTGTATTGCTCTTGTTCGTCCTCTTCCTTTCTTTCAGTTGATCAGTTGGTGTCAACATTTACTGAGCGATAAATTTACATGTCATAAGGACTAGGATTAGATGAAATATGTGTACGAtgctctttctttgtttttttttcctagAGGCGTTAGGGGAGGCCGGAGAAGAAATTGTTAGTGTTTATCCATTTAATATATGAATTATCAAAAGTACTTCTATGTTTACTTTAAGCTCTCTCTTGTTCTTTCTAAATTTGGGGTATAAAAAGGAGATTCCATTAACAATTTTCAAGAAATAACATAAGATGGGTATGTAAACTAGAAATTTTACAGATTACTCAACAAATGACAAACACTTTTATTACTTTGTCCTTTCATTTGTTTCCATTATTCTAGAGGACTTTTTTAGTCTGTCACTAAGTTGGTGTAGGAACTTGGAAACGCTCTCTTTCTTCCAATCAACAAGGCCTTTAAGTTGAAGACAATATACCATCCGCGCTCCGAAGTTTGAGAGGGTAAAATGAAGCCCCCCTTTAACATATTCAGAATGCTAAATCTAGCAAGGCTTCTAGACAAAGATGGCCTGATTAGCTCCAAAATGAGCCTCAGAATCTATGCGAAGCAGCTTCCAGCAAACCTACCTCCCAACTGTCTCTTTTAGCATAATAAGTTCTCCCCTGCATTATTCACTTGAAGCTCTTACAGTTCATTTGAAACTTATCCTCCAACACAATCCACATGCTTAATCGAGTCTTTTTAACCAACAGCCTCACCCAAACTAACTCTATTTTGGTCTGAAGACCGACCCCTGTATTACCGCTATTTTCAAACAAATGAAAGAAACGCATGCTAGCATAAAACAAGTGATAGTTGAAACATAAGAAAGTCTCACATCACCAGCTTTCCATCAACATGCAACTTGAAAataattaaaactaaattccttGCTACAACTGGTGTATCAATCAAACAACAAACACTTGTAGCAACAGATATTTTGGCAGTTATAATGACTGAAGTTTTTCCCATCACATAGATTCATATGCTTAAAGAGTAAACATAACAACCAAAAGCAGAGCTTCAAGAGTCGGAAACAGGGGCATCTTTGACAGACTGGCGCCAAGCATATTCCCTAGCTCCATCCTTGTCAACAATTTTAATCACAAAGTTTGGTGGGGCAACCACCAACCTAGATCGGATCTCCATGATGCACTTATCAGCTAAATCGACAGCCTCTTCTACTGTCATGTCCTTCCGGTAGTGCCTATCCATCATGGCGAGAGAGAAATACGAGCCATAACCAAATGCTGCCTTATCCACTTTATGAAGAGTAGCAATATAATCAACGTAATAAAGAGAAGGGCCAGTCTCTTTGTCATAGCCAGCCAGGATAATGTTCACCATGTAAGGATTCTACAAAAACAACATTGCAGTTACCCAATGTGTAGCAGATAACCAATTGCACATCAAAATTCTGAAAACTAGCCCTTGAAAGAATGATGACATTTCAAGGATAAAACAGAGCGGAAGGCTTCTTTCCCCAGCATCCTCTCCATAATAAGTAATCAAAACCAAGGAACTCAAAGTAAATGATAAGGGACAATAAGGGCAAAACTGGCCAAGACACTctacattttgttttaaaaagcTTCAGATGTCAAACAGAAGAGTGTGACACCTTGGTTCCATTGTCATAAATCTGATCATGCTTATAAAGAGAGATGGTAGGAAAGATCAATGATGCACCCATTTAGGTGGACCCTAACAGGTATATAAATCTAATTATTAACACACAGTAGCAACTGAAGAATGCAGCAGAGAATGGATTTATTGGCTTTAGAATTCCACCAGTTCATTACAgtttcttaaaaaagaaaaaaacaaattatGAGAATCTTGCACATTTTCTTTTATCTACAGCTGCACTGCTGCCCAGATTCGGCTTTATTTTGCTTCTCTACTCTGTAACCAAAAGATTAAGTAATATCATTTGTGTGATACTATCAATACTCTTACCATGTAAAGTTAAATCTGAAATCAATCTGTGTGCCAAAAATTCCTTCTAGCTACAGTTCTTGCTGTCTCAGAACATGCCACATAGAAGCTGCCCCTTAAAATATGATTAGTTCTTTCCCTGTGGGGGAAGCCAGGTTCCTTGGTGATAGAGCATGTCAAAACTGTATCTTTGCTACCACCATTCTCCCTTTATCTATCAATTGGTTTTCCACATATCAGACTTCACTATTTGGTATGTAAGATCTCTTCCTAATCAAAACTATGTCTCATAAGCGAGATTGAAGGAGAAATACAAATTAGTATTTCCTAATACGACATTGTttcccttctcttttttctttctttccttttcattttAGATTCTAACGCAAGACTAGGCTGTATCTTCAAGCAAAGCTCTCTTCTCTAATCGTCTTCTCAATTCAACATAAACTTCAACAACAACGAACCCAGTGTATTTCCATAAATGGGGTCTGGGGGAGGGTAGTGTGagcgtagaccttacccctaccttataaagATAGCAATTCAACATAAACTCAGtcattattattttcattttccCATTAAGTAATTGTATATAATTGAGTTTTAAACAATAGGTGTCTTGGCTTTAAGCATTCTAGAATTTTAACAATAGGGTGTTAATGCATTTAAAcagctctttttcttctcttctcttgaGGTGTTTCATCTATTCCATGGTTTTTGTTATCTTTTTACAGGAAACGCACCTATACTGATCAGTCAAAAACTTGGGGATAAATTGATGAaactctagataaagctgaagcATTTGAGGACCAAGAATTGTATTTTGTTATCCCCGAGACTTTAAGCAGGAGAAATAGTTTGATTACAATTTTGCTTTCCATAAAGCACTATGTGATCTGTAATGTATCAGAGGAATAGGTACAATGAATTTTCTTGCAACATTTAGCAATGATGATGTCTGTGCTATAAATTGATTCCACTGTCTCCCATGCTAAAGTACCTTTTAATTGCACATATACGTTTTTCTGAATGatgttcattttttttttgaaaggtttaaaaaaaaatttgaaaaggaaATGATGTTCATATGGATATCTACATGATAGTGGCGTGTAATTTGTTAGGGAATGTGGGTTCAAAGATGTCCTAATGAATACGAGTGATTCTTCTCCTGTTAACAGATCCTATTCAAGATTTTCCCCGAACAAGTGATCCAATTCAAGATTTTTAAATGGGTGAATGACTTATCTGCCCACATCTTCCTCATATGCATGCTTCCTCTTAATGGTGGCCAATTCTTAATGACTTCATTTCCAGCTGTAATAACACATTAACCGTAGCCAGTACTCAAGTTGGAGCAAACCCCCTCCCCCTCCTTGTCCAACTTAATTTAGATGGTTGTTCTAAGGTTAATTCAGTTTGAAGTGCCAATGGAGGAACCAGCGCAAGCCGTATGGCAACATATCCTAGGCCTATTTATACTAGTCATAAAAAGAGAGCAAGGTGGTTTCGGTGTAAATGGTTTTGAAGCACGTCACTATTCATTTCATCATACTTCATAACTACAAGATTAACAAGAATACATGGAGGCCATAAAGCTGATTTGCATTAAATGGGAGGCACTTCATTTTACCCGAGTTCTCACTATCCATCAGCACACTTTGTATTTCTGTTCTTTCCCAATTAATCAATTTGTTCAAAAGAAACAATGAAGTTAAGCGAAATCAAATAGGATTTGTGGGGTCTGCCTAAATGcaaacaatttaaatatttagatTCAATCTTTCAGGAGTGCCACGACATATCCTATGGCCTACAGGACTATACCTACCAAAGCGACAAGGCAGATTATATAGAATGCTGCAAGAGTAGCAATGTTAAATGAAAAAGAATATTAGCGCTTACCAAATCCACAAAGAAATGATAAGTTTGATGTGATTCATATAAGATTAGACAAAACTTTTGAGAATTATAAGATTAGGAAAAATTAGACaagatttttaatattttatattatacATAGGAGGTAGGAAAACAGAAATGGGGAGCGGACTACAAGATGGGAATTGAACCCTCACCAACAAGGTGAGAGTTCAGGTAGCCAGCCAGCGGAGCTACTAAAATTCCCCAAATTAGAAAAGATTAAAAATGATTCCCATGCAACAGAGGGTTCAAAGGGCATATACAGAGGATAAAAAGAGAAAAGGTCACTTGAGATAATTTGGTCATGTTTTATGTAAACCTAAAAATGCACCACAAGTGTGATAAATGATGAATGAAGGTGCAAAAAAAGGACCTAAACCTAAAATCATATAAAGGGAAGTTCTCCAAGAGGACCTAAATTTTCTCTACTATCTCTCTAAATCCAATGGATTTATCTAAGAATGAACACAACGTAAGCAAATGATCAGTGTAGATGATCCCAATTAGTTGGATTAAGACTTAATGGTTGATACCTACACTAAATCTCATACTTGCCAGAATCTGTTTAGTTTGCTAAAGGATTTGTATGTCAGTGCAGGAATAAGTGCGAGACCTAGAGAAACTCTAATTTTAGATAACCCTTACTTTGTCTTAAAAGACAAATTACTGAGTATTAAAATAAAGTGGGCCCCAATAGAGCAAAATCAATGTAGAGAATTTATAAGCCACCCTCAATTAGTTAAAAAATTAGTTTGGAACTGAAGTTTAGGTGATTGACCCATCACTATCTTTTAGCAAAAATATATATTGAGCAGACAAACAAGTCTGTGCTTTGAAATCAGGTTAAACGCACAATGATTTTTGCAAACAACCTGTTTTACTTCTACAACCGTGACCTACAAGTCATCAAGGAAGCAACTCTAACATTGCACCAAAACTTGCCCTCTATAGCTTCACTGGTAAATGCACTTATACTACAGCTGAGGAAGAGATATTTATGTTAGGATCAGAAAGGTTCCTCAACGTTGTTTATCATGCAATTATACCCAAACTGACAGATGGGCTACATAGTAGAGGTTATACTAAGTTTTATACAAGGAAGAAAGTTTCTCTACTTCCTGGAACATAAATTTTATCAATTTCCAGATTCTGAAAGGTGCTTTTGTTGTTtaactttcttccttttattttttttgggatGATAATTAAACAGTAAGTTATGTAAATCTGAGGGAAAACCTCCAGTTAACATTGTCACCAAAGAAGCTAACACAAGAAGACAGAACTTTCACAAAATTAGGAGTGCAATCAAAGATAACGATCTTCATGGTGAAGCTAATGTATACACAAAATGGAGAGAATTCAACTACATTAAATGACATTAAGTGATGATGTATGATATTTTTACTGCTGCAGACACTTTGAAACACAAGGTTGATAATATGGCAAGACTCAAAAATGCTACAACAGGAAATGGCACAAGAAGTGCCAACCTTGTGCCATTACCAACCGTATGTTATGCCCTGATAAATATGCAGCATGCAACGGCTTAGACACAACAACAGCGACTCACTATTAGACAGAGCAGACAACTACAAGCAGTAGCATATGCCAAACTTGCCAGGACAAACTTACTTTGCTCTCTCAATAACGTTTTCATACATACAAACTTATTAGAAAACCAGAGAAAGATGCTTAATTGTTTCAGCATCTGTTTGAATTTTCAATTTCCCTCTGTCTAGCTTTACAGAACCACAAAATGAAATGGTCCTGAATAGAGAGAAATGGTTTCAAGGATTCACTCCGCTGACCCCAACTACTTTGGAGTAACACTTATTACTTCATTGACAGGGGCGGATCTAGTGAATAAGTTACAGATTCATTTGAACACAGTAGTTTCGGCTTAGACCCTACATATGTGTTACAAAAAATCACTAAATAAGTATAAATAATAGATTTGGAACCCAGTAAATTAGATGAGATGGTGGTAGAACTCCTAATTAAAACTCATAAAGTTCAAATGCTGCATCCGCCTCTGTTGATTGAGTTATAGTTGATTATTGATTTATTAACTGACTGAAACACCAAGCCCTAATTTTGACATTTTGGACTTCTACAAATTTAAAACCCTAGAATTGCACAATAAAACAAAACAGGCCCAAATTCATCATTTAACCACAGTACTAAAACCCTAGATGCTATAAGCAATACCTTTCGTAAGGCTGTAGCAAGCTCGCCTCTTGTAAAATTAGCCGCAGCAGCCGTAGTCAACGGAATACCATTACGGAACTGGTACAACGCCACA of the Nicotiana tabacum cultivar K326 chromosome 7, ASM71507v2, whole genome shotgun sequence genome contains:
- the LOC107794572 gene encoding proteasome subunit beta type-2-A → MECVFGMVGNGFALVVADSSAVHSILVHKSNEDKIMILDSHKLMGASGEAGDRAQFTEYVQKNVALYQFRNGIPLTTAAAANFTRGELATALRKNPYMVNIILAGYDKETGPSLYYVDYIATLHKVDKAAFGYGSYFSLAMMDRHYRKDMTVEEAVDLADKCIMEIRSRLVVAPPNFVIKIVDKDGAREYAWRQSVKDAPVSDS
- the LOC107794574 gene encoding non-specific lipid transfer protein GPI-anchored 25-like — translated: MADVLFLVSVLLLAAAGSTPSALPSTPPPSSGCADELVAFSPCLPFISGSPNNISDSPPVQCCDNFAAAFDDNTAICLCYLVHNPQILGFPINSTKLMSLASVCPVKEKEGEENLSLESLCSGSTMLPPFRAITDHRGSSSGPRRPSPSPSPSPRPTPRIPHPGDHDNPSPQEPPGQGSSSPPSSVVDDNPAPAAQATPSCASTIAIRILSYI